The following coding sequences lie in one Candidatus Binatia bacterium genomic window:
- the trmD gene encoding tRNA (guanosine(37)-N1)-methyltransferase TrmD, protein MRIDVLTIFPEYFSGILATSLLGKAIARGTLDVRLHQLRDWTTDKHRTVDDTPYGGGHGMVMKIEPLVAALEAISPPGARRILLTARGSRFTQETAHRLAREEALVLVCGRYEGIDERIDRYVDEQLCIGDYVLSGGEAAAAVVIDAVTRLVPGVIGNEGSLHEESFSNGLLEYPQYTRPEVFRGDRVPEVLLSGNHAAIERWRREAALAVTAARRPDLLAAREAAGEASAHNKKTK, encoded by the coding sequence GTGCGCATCGACGTCCTGACGATCTTTCCGGAGTACTTCTCCGGCATCCTCGCGACGAGCCTGCTCGGCAAGGCGATCGCGCGCGGCACGCTCGACGTCCGCCTGCACCAGCTGCGCGACTGGACGACGGACAAGCACCGCACCGTCGACGACACGCCGTACGGCGGCGGGCACGGCATGGTGATGAAGATCGAGCCGCTGGTCGCGGCGCTCGAGGCGATCTCGCCGCCGGGCGCGCGGCGCATCCTGCTCACCGCCCGCGGCTCGCGCTTCACCCAGGAGACCGCCCACCGGCTCGCGCGCGAGGAGGCGCTGGTGCTGGTCTGCGGCCGCTACGAGGGCATCGACGAGCGGATCGATCGCTACGTCGACGAGCAGCTCTGCATCGGCGACTACGTGCTGTCGGGTGGCGAGGCGGCGGCCGCGGTGGTGATCGACGCGGTCACGCGGCTCGTCCCCGGGGTGATCGGCAACGAGGGCTCGCTGCACGAGGAGTCGTTCTCGAACGGGCTCCTCGAGTACCCGCAGTACACGCGGCCCGAGGTCTTCCGCGGCGACCGGGTGCCCGAGGTCCTGCTGTCCGGGAACCACGCCGCGATCGAGCGCTGGCGGCGCGAGGCCGCGCTCGCGGTCACCGCGGCGCGCCGGCCGGACCTGCTGGCGGCCCGCGAGGCGGCCGGGGAAGCGTCGGCCCATAACAAGAAAACCAAGTGA
- a CDS encoding RNA methyltransferase yields MKSRLYVALLHHPVVDKHGRVVTTSITNIDVHDIARSARTFGVRRFYVVHPIPGLRSLAERIVEHWRSGYGSRYNPSRHEAIGLVEVAPDLDHVLAAVEQDGGRMPRLVATSARERPGAMSYEEMARRLAEGEDSWLLLFGTGYGMADEIFARCDALLEPVRGVDGYNHLSVRSAAAIVLDRLTRTR; encoded by the coding sequence GTGAAATCGCGACTTTACGTCGCCCTCCTGCACCACCCCGTGGTCGACAAGCACGGTCGGGTGGTGACCACGTCGATCACCAACATCGACGTCCACGACATCGCCCGCAGCGCCCGGACCTTCGGCGTGCGGCGCTTCTACGTCGTCCACCCCATCCCGGGCCTGCGCTCGCTCGCCGAGCGCATCGTCGAGCACTGGCGAAGTGGGTACGGAAGTCGTTACAACCCTTCGCGCCACGAGGCGATCGGTCTGGTCGAGGTCGCGCCCGATCTCGATCACGTGCTGGCCGCGGTGGAGCAGGACGGCGGACGGATGCCGCGCCTGGTCGCCACCTCGGCTCGCGAGCGCCCCGGGGCGATGAGCTACGAGGAAATGGCCAGGCGTCTCGCCGAGGGCGAAGACTCCTGGCTACTGCTTTTTGGAACGGGTTACGGTATGGCCGACGAGATCTTCGCGCGCTGCGACGCGCTTCTCGAGCCGGTGCGCGGCGTCGACGGGTACAATCACCTGTCGGTGCGCTCGGCGGCCGCCATCGTCCTGGACCGATTGACACGGACCCGCTGA